A single region of the Marinobacter salinisoli genome encodes:
- the murU gene encoding N-acetylmuramate alpha-1-phosphate uridylyltransferase MurU: MRAIVLAAGKGERMRPLTLTTPKPLLRAGGKPLIVHHLEHLHRAGFRDVVINHAWLGEKIEQALGNGQQFGLRLHYSREGEPLETAGGIARALPMLLDEGDDWFLVVNGDVWSDFEFSRLTPPSRGDALLVMTDNPAHHPEGDFHLDNSGLLDEDKSPKLTYTGISLLHRRLFEGLDEHSGKLGPVLRRAMRNTQVHGLYHPGQWVDVGTPERLRELDEQLQNREL, from the coding sequence ATGAGAGCCATAGTGCTGGCGGCCGGCAAAGGCGAACGGATGCGGCCGCTGACCCTGACCACCCCGAAACCGTTGCTCCGGGCCGGGGGCAAGCCACTCATCGTGCACCATCTGGAGCACCTGCACCGGGCCGGGTTCCGGGACGTGGTGATCAACCATGCCTGGCTGGGCGAGAAGATTGAACAGGCCCTGGGCAACGGACAGCAGTTTGGGCTGCGTCTGCATTATTCGCGCGAGGGCGAACCTCTGGAAACCGCCGGCGGCATTGCCCGCGCCCTGCCCATGCTGTTGGATGAAGGCGATGACTGGTTCCTGGTGGTGAACGGCGACGTCTGGAGTGACTTCGAGTTTTCCCGTTTAACCCCGCCGTCACGGGGCGATGCCCTGCTGGTCATGACCGACAATCCCGCCCACCACCCGGAGGGCGACTTTCATCTAGACAACAGTGGTTTACTGGATGAAGATAAGTCGCCGAAGCTGACATATACTGGTATCAGCCTGCTGCATCGCCGCCTGTTCGAGGGCCTGGACGAACACTCCGGGAAACTCGGGCCGGTTCTGCGACGGGCGATGCGCAACACACAGGTACACGGGCTGTACCACCCCGGCCAATGGGTCGACGTGGGCACACCGGAACGACTCAGGGAACTGGACGAACAACTCCAGAACAGGGAGCTTTAA
- a CDS encoding co-chaperone DjlA: MEESPQQPVLPRRTEAEFTSLLRELSACGHQTTTLLERVQLPSWSRQPLFVYLGYIAKSEGRVTEADISYAEGVIKALRLSRRQRRKAITWFQDGKSAESLPPRTGFALRLTRRLWPGPALTVALCLCHASQLNGRPSRPRRYRCEDAIDQIGLPVTVSDDIFDSYARKVWIRYAENLAPPASYDQACKLLGVTRRDSLPIIKRAYKRKVSGCHPDKLSQQGLTLEEAERAKERLLRYQQAWELVKRRHRIAR; the protein is encoded by the coding sequence ATGGAGGAAAGCCCGCAGCAGCCGGTCCTGCCGCGTCGCACGGAGGCGGAGTTCACCAGCCTGTTGCGGGAGTTGTCCGCCTGTGGCCACCAGACCACAACCTTGCTGGAACGGGTGCAGCTACCTTCCTGGAGCCGCCAGCCGCTGTTCGTTTACCTCGGCTACATTGCCAAGTCCGAAGGCCGGGTTACCGAAGCCGACATCAGCTACGCTGAGGGCGTGATCAAGGCCCTGCGCCTGTCCCGCCGGCAACGCCGGAAGGCGATCACCTGGTTCCAGGACGGTAAGTCCGCGGAGAGCCTGCCACCCAGAACCGGCTTTGCCCTGCGTCTGACCCGGCGCCTGTGGCCGGGACCGGCGCTGACTGTCGCACTGTGTCTGTGCCACGCCTCGCAACTGAACGGTCGCCCGTCCCGCCCGCGACGCTACCGCTGTGAAGACGCGATCGACCAGATTGGTCTGCCCGTAACCGTCAGCGATGACATTTTCGACAGCTACGCGCGCAAGGTCTGGATCCGTTACGCCGAGAACCTTGCGCCCCCGGCCAGCTATGACCAGGCCTGCAAGCTTCTCGGGGTTACCCGGCGAGACTCCCTGCCCATCATCAAGCGCGCCTACAAACGCAAGGTGTCCGGCTGTCATCCGGATAAACTGTCGCAGCAAGGGCTGACCCTGGAAGAAGCCGAGCGAGCCAAAGAGCGCCTGCTTCGTTATCAGCAGGCCTGGGAGCTGGTCAAGCGGCGACACCGGATTGCCCGATAA
- a CDS encoding LPS-assembly protein LptD: MPILQSRLLTSASRWGSLVLAALGGVSTVQAQQEPSRSAAEIDWRPRAELPESVQATLPVFCDGGYLPSGAATGAVQGDTDNSEQPLKASGLNARYEIDQTLYLEGDVRVRQGSFEVQGSQARYSQTEGTVSVDGGLISRGDGFLMTGDTARYNVDSGQFDLNAATFLLHEQEMRGSAGSLTRLSNNQVLITDGMLTTCGPGQNDWAIVASDIELDRAEGFGTARHLRLEVLDVPVFYWPWASFPIDDRRKTGFLYPQFGSSSADSGGFIALPYYLNLAPHYDATLTPQYIHGRGLFTEAEGRYLTSLGQTNLQLGYIGNDSFYKQENPGASGERWALDASTLARFRSGWTGYGDYSVVSDEDYLSDLNRSLDINQATHLERRGGFRYRDRVQYFDAYLSDYQTISERIADVDKPYAQLPDVLYGTVRDIGWLEAGLESQYTWFERDNDNLTGLDRANGQRVRAVPELAVPMRAIWGFARPSVSLDYTRYDLDDYTLGDGSFDRTVPIAEWDSGLYFDRRSTLFDVPYNQSFEPRLYYAWSDADADQNDIPDFDTDLQTFRFDQLFQPDRFTGGDRVGDANQLTVAVTSRFNDLMTGAERARFSVGQVQYFSDREVTLFGQGDATRSRSPLAGEAALYPVDNLEIRSSGLWDAETGETEEGRSQLVYYSDDYRYLASVGHTYRKSDIEQSDVAAVVPVTDRVSLIGRWVYDSKLDRTVGSLAGLEYNNCCWSFQVIHQNYLTDDRELDTRLLFQIQLKGLGGTGGASSRIAEALYGFDERERRRFGTP, translated from the coding sequence GTGCCAATCCTACAAAGCCGTCTGCTGACATCAGCGTCCCGGTGGGGCAGTCTTGTGCTGGCTGCGCTGGGCGGCGTATCGACTGTTCAGGCACAGCAGGAACCCTCGCGTAGCGCTGCGGAAATCGATTGGCGGCCACGGGCGGAACTGCCGGAGTCGGTACAGGCCACCTTGCCGGTGTTCTGCGATGGTGGCTATCTGCCTTCGGGCGCGGCGACCGGTGCCGTTCAGGGGGATACTGACAACAGTGAGCAGCCGCTCAAAGCCAGTGGTCTGAATGCCCGTTATGAAATTGACCAGACGCTGTACCTGGAGGGTGATGTCCGGGTGCGCCAGGGCAGTTTCGAGGTGCAGGGTTCGCAGGCGCGCTACAGCCAGACCGAAGGCACGGTCTCGGTGGATGGTGGGCTGATTAGCCGGGGTGACGGCTTCCTGATGACTGGCGACACCGCCCGGTACAACGTGGATTCCGGGCAGTTTGACCTGAATGCCGCGACCTTTCTTTTGCACGAGCAGGAAATGCGGGGCAGCGCCGGCAGCCTTACCCGGCTGAGCAATAATCAGGTCCTGATTACCGACGGCATGCTGACCACCTGTGGCCCGGGCCAGAATGACTGGGCCATTGTTGCCTCGGACATCGAGCTGGATCGTGCCGAGGGCTTCGGAACCGCCAGGCATCTGCGCCTGGAGGTACTGGATGTGCCGGTGTTCTATTGGCCGTGGGCCAGCTTTCCCATTGATGACCGCCGCAAGACGGGCTTCCTTTACCCCCAGTTCGGTTCCTCCAGTGCGGATAGCGGCGGCTTTATTGCACTGCCGTACTACCTCAACCTGGCTCCTCACTATGACGCCACCCTGACGCCCCAGTACATTCATGGCCGCGGGCTGTTTACCGAGGCGGAAGGTCGGTATCTCACCTCGCTGGGCCAGACCAACCTGCAGCTGGGTTACATCGGTAACGATTCCTTCTACAAGCAGGAAAATCCCGGAGCAAGCGGCGAGCGGTGGGCACTGGATGCCTCTACGCTGGCCCGGTTCCGCAGTGGGTGGACGGGTTACGGCGACTATTCCGTGGTCAGTGATGAGGATTACCTGAGCGATCTGAACCGCAGTCTCGACATCAATCAGGCCACCCACCTGGAGCGTCGCGGTGGCTTCCGCTACCGGGATCGGGTGCAGTATTTCGATGCCTACCTCAGTGATTACCAGACCATCAGCGAGCGCATTGCGGACGTCGACAAGCCCTACGCCCAGCTGCCAGACGTGTTGTACGGCACGGTGCGGGATATCGGCTGGCTGGAAGCCGGACTGGAGAGCCAGTACACCTGGTTTGAACGGGACAACGACAACCTGACGGGACTGGACCGGGCCAATGGCCAGCGGGTGCGGGCGGTGCCCGAACTGGCGGTGCCCATGCGCGCCATCTGGGGCTTCGCCCGACCTTCGGTGAGCCTGGATTACACCCGTTACGACCTGGATGATTACACCCTGGGTGACGGCAGCTTTGATCGGACCGTGCCCATCGCCGAGTGGGATAGCGGGCTCTACTTCGACCGCCGCTCCACGCTGTTTGACGTGCCCTACAATCAATCCTTTGAGCCGCGGCTGTATTACGCCTGGTCGGATGCCGATGCCGACCAGAACGACATCCCGGACTTCGATACCGACCTGCAGACCTTTCGCTTCGATCAGTTGTTCCAGCCGGACCGCTTCACCGGAGGCGACCGGGTCGGTGACGCCAATCAGTTAACGGTGGCGGTGACCAGCCGCTTTAACGACCTGATGACCGGTGCGGAACGGGCCCGGTTCAGCGTTGGCCAGGTGCAGTATTTTTCCGATCGCGAAGTGACGCTGTTTGGCCAGGGCGACGCCACCCGGAGCCGATCACCACTGGCGGGCGAGGCTGCGCTGTATCCGGTTGATAATCTGGAAATCCGATCTTCCGGGCTCTGGGACGCCGAAACCGGGGAAACCGAGGAAGGGCGCAGCCAGCTCGTCTACTACTCTGACGACTACCGTTACCTGGCCAGTGTGGGCCATACCTACCGCAAGAGCGATATCGAACAGTCTGATGTGGCGGCAGTTGTGCCGGTCACTGATCGTGTTAGTCTGATCGGCCGCTGGGTGTATGACTCCAAGCTGGACCGCACTGTCGGGTCGCTGGCCGGCCTTGAATACAACAATTGTTGCTGGAGTTTCCAGGTGATTCACCAGAATTACCTGACCGACGATCGCGAGCTGGATACCCGTTTGCTGTTCCAGATTCAGCTCAAGGGACTCGGGGGCACCGGCGGCGCATCCAGCAGAATTGCCGAAGCCCTTTACGGGTTCGATGAACGGGAACGTCGCCGGTTTGGAACTCCCTGA
- a CDS encoding peptidylprolyl isomerase, whose protein sequence is MKATVRQVVQTLLLIAVTALSVSAQAERKLLDQVVAIVDDDVILQTELENRVATIANRLQAQGTGLPPRDALETRVLEQLITESIQLQMAERMGMRISDNELNETMANIMRRNGMTMAQFEQQLAVEGVSFRQARDQIRTEMLISRVQQRRVGNRVRVTEREVENYLSALESRGENSAEYRLAYILIEVEDQGSEQSVAAAREKAEGLRQQMLEGRDFREVAVAESDASNALEGGDMGWRTESQLPSLIAPVVPELAVGVPSRVLENNTGFYLVMVMDQRGGDKQQLVQQHKTRHILIRPSEAVTDAQAEAKIRDLYRRLENGADFAELAKKFSDDPVSGSDGGNLGWVSQGQMVPEFEQAMLEAGIGELKGPFRSQFGWHILQVQERRQKDISGEMRQSEARQAIYRRKFEAELQNWLREIQDEAFIEFKGEYADTDIAEEANTES, encoded by the coding sequence ATGAAGGCGACTGTTCGCCAGGTTGTTCAAACATTGTTGCTGATTGCGGTGACGGCTCTGAGCGTCTCGGCGCAGGCGGAACGCAAGCTGCTGGATCAGGTCGTTGCGATTGTGGATGACGACGTCATCCTCCAGACCGAGCTGGAAAACCGGGTCGCCACCATTGCTAACCGTCTTCAGGCGCAGGGTACCGGGCTTCCGCCGAGAGATGCGCTGGAAACCCGGGTTCTGGAACAGCTGATAACCGAGTCTATCCAGCTACAGATGGCGGAAAGAATGGGCATGCGGATCAGCGATAACGAGCTGAATGAAACCATGGCCAATATCATGCGCCGCAACGGCATGACCATGGCCCAGTTCGAGCAGCAGCTGGCCGTGGAGGGTGTCAGCTTCCGCCAGGCCCGGGATCAGATCCGTACCGAAATGTTGATCAGCCGGGTGCAGCAGCGCCGGGTTGGCAACCGGGTGAGGGTGACCGAGCGTGAAGTCGAAAACTACCTGAGCGCTTTGGAAAGCCGGGGTGAGAACAGCGCCGAATATCGCCTGGCTTATATTCTCATTGAGGTGGAAGACCAGGGTAGCGAGCAGTCCGTTGCCGCGGCGCGGGAAAAAGCCGAAGGATTACGCCAGCAGATGCTCGAGGGCCGTGATTTCCGCGAGGTGGCAGTGGCGGAATCCGATGCCAGCAATGCCCTTGAGGGCGGCGACATGGGGTGGCGGACGGAAAGTCAGTTGCCGTCTCTGATTGCACCGGTGGTGCCGGAGCTGGCGGTAGGCGTGCCTTCCCGGGTGCTGGAAAACAACACCGGTTTCTATCTGGTGATGGTGATGGATCAGCGCGGCGGCGACAAGCAGCAGCTGGTGCAGCAGCACAAGACCCGTCACATTCTGATTCGCCCGTCCGAGGCGGTTACCGACGCCCAGGCCGAAGCGAAGATTCGGGACCTTTACCGCAGGCTTGAGAACGGCGCCGATTTTGCCGAACTGGCCAAGAAATTTTCCGATGACCCGGTATCGGGGTCCGATGGTGGCAACCTGGGCTGGGTCAGTCAGGGTCAAATGGTGCCCGAGTTTGAGCAGGCCATGCTGGAGGCCGGCATTGGTGAGCTGAAGGGGCCGTTCCGGTCACAGTTTGGCTGGCACATCCTGCAGGTGCAGGAACGTCGTCAGAAAGATATCAGTGGTGAAATGCGTCAATCCGAAGCCCGTCAGGCTATCTACCGTCGTAAGTTCGAGGCGGAGCTGCAGAACTGGCTGCGGGAAATCCAGGACGAGGCCTTTATCGAATTCAAGGGTGAGTACGCAGACACCGACATCGCCGAGGAAGCCAATACCGAATCATGA
- a CDS encoding aminoglycoside phosphotransferase family protein, translating to MDSRLQLLTDWVRQFPGLEQAVAEPVSGDASFRRYFRVRKLGDNGQSTPLIVMDAPPEHEDCAPFVALAHHWHQHGVGVPDILQEDLDQGFLLLEDLGDDLMLGQLTPDTADNLYRGALTELVDIQQLTAPAQYPLPAYDSALLDREMALFPDWLLEQYLGLSLGNSERALLETTFAFLRESALAQPEVTVHRDYHSRNLLVRPGTNRPGVIDFQDAVTGPITYDAVSLLKDCYVQWPEENICDWLAFFRTQSAEAGLHRADQETFRQWFELMGMQRHLKAAGIFARLCIRDGKQGYLADIPRTVGYLKTASARQPALRHFHDWLTEVVIPAIEQRIAPVPEQP from the coding sequence ATGGATTCCCGTCTGCAGTTGCTGACCGACTGGGTCAGACAGTTCCCCGGCCTAGAACAGGCGGTTGCTGAACCGGTCTCCGGTGACGCCAGTTTTCGACGCTATTTCCGGGTTCGGAAACTCGGGGACAATGGCCAGTCCACGCCGTTGATCGTCATGGACGCTCCGCCGGAACACGAAGACTGCGCACCCTTTGTGGCCCTGGCCCACCACTGGCACCAGCATGGCGTTGGCGTGCCGGATATCTTGCAGGAAGACTTGGACCAGGGGTTCCTGCTGCTGGAAGACCTCGGCGACGACCTGATGCTGGGCCAGCTGACACCCGACACAGCAGACAACCTGTATCGCGGCGCGCTGACCGAACTGGTGGACATCCAGCAACTGACGGCGCCCGCGCAGTACCCGCTGCCCGCCTACGACAGCGCTCTGCTGGACCGGGAGATGGCCCTGTTCCCGGACTGGCTGCTGGAGCAGTACCTCGGCCTGAGCCTGGGCAACAGCGAGCGGGCACTGCTTGAGACCACCTTTGCCTTCCTGCGCGAGAGCGCGCTGGCGCAACCAGAGGTTACTGTCCACAGGGACTACCACTCCCGCAACCTGCTGGTTCGCCCCGGCACCAACCGGCCCGGCGTGATCGACTTTCAGGATGCCGTAACCGGCCCGATCACCTACGACGCGGTTTCCCTGCTCAAGGACTGCTATGTCCAGTGGCCGGAAGAGAACATTTGCGACTGGCTGGCGTTCTTCCGCACGCAGAGCGCCGAAGCCGGGCTGCACCGGGCCGACCAGGAAACGTTCCGGCAGTGGTTTGAGCTGATGGGCATGCAGCGCCACCTCAAGGCGGCCGGCATCTTTGCCCGCCTGTGCATTCGCGATGGCAAACAGGGTTACCTGGCGGACATCCCGCGTACCGTGGGCTACCTGAAAACGGCCAGCGCCCGCCAGCCAGCCCTTCGGCACTTCCACGACTGGCTGACCGAGGTTGTCATTCCCGCTATTGAACAGCGCATCGCCCCAGTGCCGGAACAACCATGA
- the pdxA gene encoding 4-hydroxythreonine-4-phosphate dehydrogenase PdxA, whose product MTDPVILALTAGEPGGIGPELCLQLAVRPREAGLVVVASKQLLEARARLLGLPVALHDWAPGQEPTFSAGALSVLDVPGCASVDAGRLDPANSAYVLRTLETAANGCLNGAFDGMVTAPVHKGVINEAGIEFSGHTEFLQDLCGVERVVMMLATDDLRVALVTTHLPLKDVSAAITPERLSQVARILDTDLKAFFAIEQPRILVAGLNPHAGEGGHLGREELDTIEPTLEHLRTEGLNLIGPLPADTLFTPHWLDQADAVLAMYHDQGLPVLKYQGFGRAVNVTLGLPIVRTSVDHGTALDLAGTGNADAGSLHTAIRVGAQMARCRKTVNRGPNS is encoded by the coding sequence ATGACTGATCCCGTCATTCTGGCCCTGACCGCGGGCGAGCCCGGAGGCATCGGGCCGGAACTCTGTCTGCAACTGGCAGTCCGGCCTCGTGAGGCCGGGCTGGTGGTCGTCGCCAGCAAACAGTTGTTGGAGGCCCGGGCGCGGTTGCTCGGGTTGCCGGTGGCGCTGCATGACTGGGCGCCGGGCCAGGAGCCGACATTCTCGGCCGGTGCTTTGTCGGTGCTCGATGTGCCCGGTTGCGCCTCGGTGGATGCCGGCAGGCTGGACCCGGCCAACAGCGCCTATGTTTTGCGAACGCTGGAAACCGCGGCCAACGGCTGCCTGAACGGGGCGTTTGACGGTATGGTTACTGCACCGGTTCACAAGGGCGTGATCAACGAGGCGGGCATTGAATTCAGCGGTCATACAGAATTCCTGCAGGATCTGTGCGGGGTGGAGCGGGTAGTAATGATGCTGGCGACCGATGACCTGAGAGTGGCGCTGGTGACGACCCATTTGCCCCTGAAGGACGTGTCGGCGGCGATTACCCCTGAACGGCTGAGCCAGGTGGCCCGAATCCTCGATACCGACCTGAAGGCCTTCTTCGCCATCGAGCAGCCACGCATTCTGGTTGCCGGCCTGAACCCGCACGCCGGGGAGGGCGGGCACCTTGGTCGCGAAGAGCTGGACACCATCGAGCCCACCCTGGAGCACTTGCGCACCGAGGGCCTGAACCTGATCGGTCCGCTACCTGCCGACACCCTGTTCACACCACACTGGCTGGATCAGGCTGATGCGGTGCTGGCGATGTATCACGATCAGGGGCTGCCGGTACTGAAATACCAGGGTTTTGGCCGGGCGGTGAACGTCACGTTGGGGCTGCCGATTGTCCGTACCTCGGTCGACCATGGCACCGCTCTGGACCTGGCCGGCACCGGCAACGCCGATGCCGGCAGTCTGCATACTGCAATCCGCGTCGGCGCCCAGATGGCCCGGTGCCGAAAAACCGTGAACCGAGGACCAAACTCGTGA
- the rpe gene encoding ribulose-phosphate 3-epimerase, translating into MNPYLIAPSILSADFARLGEEVDHVLAAGADIVHFDVMDNHYVPNLTIGPMVCEALRKHGVTAPIDVHLMVSPVDDLIRMFIDAGASYITFHPEASNHIDRSLQLIRDGGCKAGLVFNPATPLHHMDHVMDKLDMVLLMSVNPGFGGQKFIPGTLDKLREARRRIDESNYNIRLEIDGGVKTDNIREIAEAGADTFVAGSAIFNTDDYKATIDAMRQELEQARGSLA; encoded by the coding sequence ATGAACCCATATCTCATTGCACCATCGATCCTGTCTGCCGACTTTGCCCGGCTCGGAGAAGAGGTTGATCACGTTCTCGCAGCCGGCGCGGATATCGTGCATTTCGACGTCATGGACAACCACTATGTGCCCAACCTCACCATCGGGCCCATGGTGTGCGAAGCCTTGCGCAAACACGGCGTCACCGCCCCCATCGACGTTCACCTGATGGTGTCTCCGGTCGACGACCTGATTCGCATGTTCATCGATGCCGGCGCCAGCTACATCACCTTTCATCCGGAAGCCAGCAACCACATTGACCGCTCCTTGCAGCTGATCCGTGACGGTGGCTGCAAGGCCGGCCTGGTGTTCAACCCGGCCACGCCGCTGCACCACATGGACCATGTCATGGACAAGCTCGACATGGTGCTGCTGATGTCGGTCAACCCGGGTTTTGGCGGCCAGAAGTTCATTCCGGGCACCCTGGACAAGCTGCGGGAAGCCCGGCGGCGCATTGACGAGAGCAACTACAACATCCGCCTCGAAATAGACGGCGGCGTGAAGACCGACAACATCCGTGAAATCGCCGAAGCCGGCGCGGACACCTTTGTGGCCGGTTCCGCCATCTTCAACACCGACGACTACAAAGCCACCATCGACGCCATGCGCCAAGAGCTGGAGCAGGCCCGCGGGAGCCTGGCCTGA